Sequence from the Xenorhabdus nematophila ATCC 19061 genome:
CGGTCGATGAATGGAGAAATAGCACAGTGTGAAGATTTTTTATCTAAACACATTGAACAGTTGAAATCTGAACTCCAATGGGGTTATTCATCGACTTATCGTTATCAGGCAAAATATAATATCCATCCGACTTACGCCCAGAAATTATTTGAGACAGAAAAATTAACGGGTGACGATCGGATTGAAATTCTCCGTAAAATTGCTTTACATGATAATCCGAAGAAATTTGATATCAATATTCTCAATCTCTATATGTAATTTAATGAGATGAAATGGAAAAATCACCCTTAACAGAACCGTTGCTAATAAATTTAGTCATGGGTAAGAAATTGGTGTTCTTTGATTGTGATGGCGTATTGATTGATTCAAATAACATTAAACTCGCTGCGGTATCTGATGCTTTATATGATTTACCCCAGTCTATATTAATGCGCTGTTTACAAAATTTTAAAATGAATTTCGGTCGCTCGCGAATTTGGCATTTCGAGGTGTTTTATAGAATTGCCAATCCTAGTGGCGTAGCAGAACATCATTTTATTCATGATCGTATCCAGCGATATGAAACATATCTCAAAGAACATTATATTTTGTCTTTAGCCGTTAACGGAGCAAAGCCATTATTGGAAAAACTGACTTCTGCCGGAATAACCTGTTTGGTTATCAGTGGAGGTAAAGAAACAGAGATTAAAGCTATCCTGAATCGGATCGGACTGAGTCATTATTTTAAGCAGATTGTAGGTTCGCCAGTGGTAAAAGAGCAGGCTATCAGCACATTTTTGACTCAATACCAGTGCACACCAGAACAAACGGTATTTTTTGGTGATGCTCAGGCGGATGCTCAAGCGGCGATGGCTTGCCAAGTACCATTCCTATTTGTCCGCCAGCATGCTTTAGTTGAAAGCTCGGTTATTCATGCTCATTGGCCGACCTATCTTTGGGGCGGAGAAATAACCGATTTAACACCAAAACAAACGGTGACGCTCTTTCCCTGTATCCACTCAAATTTCGATTAGATTCGAATAAAAAGGTGAAGTACATGAGTAGCAATGAAACAAATGGTGCAGAGACGGATGGCACTGAAATAAACGGCATTAAAAAATTATTGAAAATCGCTATTACGGGAGTATCACGCGGTTTGGGTCAAATGCTGAGTTACGCCTTAGTGGCAAAGGGACATCAGGTATTTGGCTGTACTCCCTCAGCCGATATGGCATCAGAAACACCCGATGGTTTTGTACTGATTGAGGCATCGGTCACTGAACCCAATGAAATGAAAAAATTTGCCACCCAAGCGAATGCGGGTCAAGCCGTCGATATTATTATCGCAAATGCCGGTGTGATTCATGAACGCTTGCCCGCTTGGGAAATTCCCATAAAAGAATGGGCGCGAGTGATGGATGTCAATCTATTGGGAGTTGTCAATACAGCCCAGGCATTCTTACCTGCTATGCTTGAGCGCAACGAGGGAGTGTTTATTGCGATTAGCTCTGGCTGGGGACGTTCACCTTCTTGGGGATTGGGGCCGTATTGTGCCAGCAAGTTTGCGGTAGAAGGCATGGTGGGTTCCCTGAATGATGATTTACCTGTTGGTGTACGCGCAATCGCACTTGATCCTGGCAATGGTATTAACACTCAGATGCTTTCAGTGTGTTTACCCGATGAGCATCAAAACTATATTTCTCCCAAAGAATGGGCGGAATATGCCTCGGATTACATCATCAACAAAATTTATCAAGGAGATGTAGCCGGTAGTGCAACGGTTTCTCATCCAGGTTTATAACTGATATAAGGAAAATTAACATTATGTCAATGTTCAACGACTTGAAAGGTAAGCGGGTTGTCGTGACAGGAGGTGGCCGTGATTTTGGGCAAGCCATTTCTGTCTGGCTGGCGCGTGAAGGTGCTCATGTTGATCTCTGTGCCCGCCAATTAGCCAGTGCCGAAGCCACTTGTGACATCATTCGTAGTGAAGGGGGGATAGCAAGAAGTTATCAATGTGATATCAGTGATGCGCAATCGGTGAAGGTTTTTGCTGAGCAATTGCAGCAAGATAACCAGCCTGTCGATATCCTGATCCTGAGTGCAGCTCAATGGCTGGAAGGTTATCTGAGCGATGAAGACAGCGATGCCGATATTATCAGCACCATGAACTCGGGGGCGACGGGCTCCATGCTATTGACTAAAGCGTTATTACCGAGCCTGCGTGAATCACAAAGTGCTGATATTATTGCCATGGTATCAGTCTGTGGCATTTCTCACTTTACGCAATCTGTCGCTCATCCCGTATTTTTTGCTGTCAAACATGCCATGAGTGGTTTTTGCCAGACGATTTCTCACCAATTAAGTAAAGACAATATTCGGGTAACCGGCATTTATCCTCCAGATTTTGAAGTCAATGGCTTTGATGAAGTGCTGGATGATCATAAAACAATGGGGCAACAATTGCTGAATGGTCGCTCAATCTGGGAAACCATACGGTTTGTGCTTTTTCAACCCCGTAGCTGCCATATCAGTGAAATTTACTTCCAGGGTCCAACTCGTGAGGACCTGGAATAATGAACGGCAATTTTGCCGGCGGGTACTCTGCACCCGATTTCATTCTGGCACGGAATGACAGTGAGTTAGTGTCAGCCATGCCGCAAAATATGGCGGCAGGGTATTTTCGTACTGATCTCATGCCAGAAGTCTTTTATCACAAATGCGCTCAATATACGGCTATCAAAACGCTGGCGCCTGAGCTGGTCTTTAATGGCCGGAGTGTCAACACGCTGACTGAATTACCTCGAAAAGTTGTTAAGCCTATGGTGATTAGGCCTGCATTTTCACCTCAATCAAAAGGTTCTGCTTTGATTGTTGGAGGAAATGATAGACCCAGTATGGACGACGTTATCCAACAATTGCGTCATTATTCAGGACCGTTCCAACTGCATGATTATGAAGAAGGGCAACCCCTCTTTATTAACGGCATATTATCAATAGGCACGCTGATTATCAGTGATATGTGGCGCTGCATTACGTTGCCTATCGGATATCGAGATATTCTGACAGCCGTTATCAATCTATCGGAAAAAGCGCTGCCGGAGGGATTACCTCAACAATTGGCCGAATTGGCAATTGGGATGGGAATGCTGGCTGGCCCATTGCATATAGAATTAGTGTTAACCGCAGACGGGCCAAAAATTGTTAAGTTGACACCAAGATTGGCCAGTTCCCCCTTGCCTGATCTTTGCCACTTTGGTGGTTGGCAAAGTCAACAACAGCTTTGGCAAACGAAATCTTGCAACATACAACATAAGTCGCTGATAGGTTACGTCGCTGATTATTCGTTTATCTTTTTACAGGCTGGGCGTGTGAAACAATTCTTCTTTGAAAAGGAAATCAAGGCATTGAGCAGTTTTAGTTATTATTTTATGTCACCGAAAATAGGGCAGGATGTGCAAATGACTATTGATGGTGATACTTATGGATGCACATTATTTTTACGTAACAATTCACTGGAAATATTAGAAAGTGAAATTGCTTATTTAACAACATTAAATCTTAAGGGTGCTTTCCATATTGAGTCAATTAAATAATCAGTAATTCAACGAAATAAAAATTTAATTTCCTTTTAAGGAGGCCATAAATATTTATGGCTTCCTTACGGTCACTTATGCTCAAAATAAAATATTGAAGGTTGACGATGAATTTTAATAATAATCTTATAGACAGCCCCGACGAAAATAAAGTTTATGATGTTATCGGGATCGGGTTTGGCCCGTCTAATATTGCGCTTGCCATTGCATTACGTGAAATAGCCCCTCATATGAATGTCGCTTTTATTGAAAGTAAAAATCACTTTAGTTGGCATTCAGGTATGTTATTTGAGAACACCACTATGCAGGTTTCTTTTCTAAAGGATTTAGTGAGTTTTAGAAATCCACGCAGTCATTTTACATTTATCAATTATCTATATGAGAAAAAACGACTGGCGGCATTTTCTAATAAAAAGGGTTTTTTCCCCAGTCGAATCGAGTTTAATGATTATTTTAAATGGTGTGCAGAAAAGTTTTCAGAGCAGGTTTATTACGGCAATAAGGTTATCCGTATTACACGGAGAAACCAGATTGAAGAAGGGCACCCATTACTTGAAGTCCAGTTACAGGTGGGGACAGAGGAAAAAACGATTTTGACCAAAGCGCTGATTCATTCTGCCGGATTACAGCCGGTTATGCCGGAAGGTGTTATCCCATCAGAACAAGCGACACATGTGCATCAATTGATCGAACAAATCAAAAAATCACCCCCAACGGAAAATTCACATTATGTCGTTGTAGGGGGTGGTCAAAGCGCTGCAGAGGCAGTGGAATTTCTGTTAGATCAACATCCGTCAATTAAAGTCACGGCGATTGTTTCCCGCTTTGGTTATACTCCCGCCGATGATAGCCCATTTGTGAATGAAATCTTTGACCCAAATGTGGTTGATGATTTCTATTCAGCACCCTATCAAGTGCGCCAAAACATTCTGAATTTACATGCTTCGACAAACTATGCTGCTGTCGATCTTGATCTTGTTGAGAGCCTTTATCGTGGCTGGTACGAAGAGCAGGTTACAGGTAAGCATCGTTTGAGCATTGAACGCCTGAGCCGTTTTCAATCGGTACAAAAACAGGGTGAACGTTTACAGGTAACTTTTTCCCATCAGCTCAACGGTCAACTTCATCATTTCCAGTGTGATCATTTAGTTTTTGCCACCGGTTTTACGCCCCGTAATATCAACCATTTGTTGGATGAAAACCTGAAATCTTGCCTGCGTTATGAAGAGGGTTTACCTATGCTTTCCCGCCATTACCAGCTTTTGTGCCATGAAGAGCCGGCACCATTGCTGTATTCCGTTGGGATATCCGAAAACACACATGGTTTGACCGCGACCTTAATCTCCAATATGGCGATTCGCGCCGGTGAAATTGTAGAAGATTTATTAGCAGAATTCAGCGGGAGGCACTATGACCAGGCAGTTTGAATTTGATTGCATTATTGTTGGTGCAGGTATTATTGGCGCAACGTGTTTCCATCAATTTACCGCAGCTGGCAAACGTTGCCTTCTTTTGGAACAAAGGCAATTAAATGCGGGTATTACTGGCGCATCAGGTTGTATTGTACGCGTATCGCACCGCACGAATGAAGCTATCGACGCTGCTGCATTGGGTTTCCATTTCTATCAGAAATTATCGCATGACTCTGCGGGATATGTTTCTTTTAGCCGTAAGGGTTATTTGCATTTTGCCGATGAAGAAACATTACTGCGAATACATGAGCGGCTGCTGCATAACGGTATTCGGGTGGAAATACTGACTCAGGCATCATTACGTCATCAATATCCCCATTTCCCGGTCATCGCGACATCTGCAATCTATGAACCTGATTCTGGTTATATGGATGCCAAACCCACATTGGAATTTCTGGTGCAATCAGCAGTAGTACGGGGTGGGAAATATCTTGATGCCGTTGAATTACAACAATTATTATGGGATCAGGAAACTCATCACGTTAATGGTGTGATGACATCAATGGGTGAGTTTTATGCGCCAAATATCGTGTTGGCAATGGGAAATGCGACGACTGCATTTTTGCAGCAGCATTTCAGTGATGACTGTGGAATGTGGAACCAATTAATTCAGGTAACCCGTTTCACGCACGATGTTCCTTTGTCCGGGTCCCCCTGTTTTATTGATGATTTGAACGAGTTAAATGGTCGTTGGTGCCCTGTGACTGGCGGATTTTTTGCTGGTTATCCAACAGGCTTGTGTGTGCCTTCAAACGATTCCTATCGAGCCGTCGATAAGTCCCATGCTTTGTTTACTCAACAACGGGCACAACAGCGTTTTCCTTGGCTCAAGGGGGCCTCCATTAACGGCGCGCTATGTCACAGTGATTGTTACAGTCAACAATCAATTGGCGTTATAGGTGAGCAAGCCTCGTTACCCAAAGGCATATTCGTTGCCTCTGGATTCAGTGGTGGCGGCTTCAAGATGGCGCCATATGTAGCAGTCACACTTTTGCAGTCAATCACGGGTTTACAGGAAATCACCACTCAACCATCTTCTTCTGCAAGGGCGGTTATCACACAGGAATTATCTTCATGAAAAAAATAAATATCTTTTCTCCGTCTGTCTTATCTTACAACGTTGCCAGCCGCCCGGTTGAACTGGTGGGGACAAATGCCAGCCTAATGGGGTGTTCATTGGCACCGAGGCAGGAAAGTTCGGCACATAACCATTTCGAAAATGAAATATTTATTTTTACCGCAGGTAAAGGTGTGGTGAAGACAGGCCATGAGTCGGTAAATGTGCAGGCAGGTGATGCAGTATTGTGTCAACGATTTGAAAATCACATCATAGTTAACACCAGTGAAGAAGACAGTTTACAGTTCCATTCTATTTATTGGGATGTCGGTGACATCAATGCATTTGTCACTGACACGTCTGCACCCTCCGGGCAAAGAAATACGCTGATTTTTTCTACACCGCCGACGCCAAATGGCGATTTGCACTTGGGCCATCTCTCAGGGCCTTATCTGGCCGGAGATGTTTTGAAGCGTGTGTTATTGCAGTCTGGCACATCTGTGCATCACGGCACAGGTCGTGACGACAATCAAACTTATGTCGTCACCAGTGCAGCTAAGGAGCAGCGCCAGCCGACGGAAAGCGCAGATTTCTATGCTTCAGCCATTAATGAAACCTGGCAGGGATTCGGAATCGATTTCGATCTGTTTATTACGCCAGATAATCAGGGTGAATATGCTGATTTTGTCCATCATTATATTGAACTGCTTTATAAGAAGGATTTTATTTACGAAAAAGAAACAACGGCTTATGTGGATCATCATGGCAATACCCTGCATGAAGCCTATATTCATGGGTTATGTCCATATTGTGAGGAAAGCAGTGATGGTAATGCCTGTGAAGCATGCGGCAGACCGAATGAGTGTACGGATCTGAAACAACCTCAAGTAAAAGCCGATGGCAACCAACCGCTATCCAGAAAAGAATTTCGCCTCTATTTCCGTTTATCTGCCTTTGCTCATCAACTGGCACAATATGTCCAGACTGCAAATATGCCAGCGCATGTCCATCAATTGTGCCATGATATGTTATCGCAGCAGCTACCGGATATTTGCATCAGCCACGCCAGCCATTGGGGAATTAAACACCGTCTGCCTAATTATGAACAGCAAGTTGTGTATGTATGGTTTGAAATGGCAATGGGGTATCTGTGGGCGGCCAGCGAGTACCCGACATCAAGGGGAAATAATCGAATGGAAAAAGCCGCTGATGTGTATTCAGGCGATACCAATATCGTGCATTGCTACGGGTTTGATAATGCTTATTATCACACCCTGCTGTTTCCTGCCATCTATTTCGCATTGGGATTAACTCCGCCACAAACACATATCGTCAATGAATTGCTCGATCTGGAAGGAAGTAAATTTTCTACCAGCCGGCGCCATCTGATTTGGGGGAAAGATTTCCTGAAATTGGCTGGCGCAGATTATGCAAGAATGGCGTTGATATTGATGAGACCTGAAGGGATACGGGAAAACTTTTCTGTTGAAAGGGTAGCTGCAACCATGAATGCTTTGTTTCCGCAACGTTTATCTCACTGGTTATCCTCGTTGCAAGAGTGTGTGATGCGATATGGCGGCAAGATCCCGGAATCAGGTGCTTGGCTGGCGGATCAAAAGAACCACTACTATGAGTTATTACACGTCATGACGAGCTATCAACATTTCAGCCAAACAGAAAACTTTTCACCGCGCCGAATGGCAGAACACGTTACCAAATTGATTGATATGGCCTACCGCTTCAATGCTTCCCAGCGCCATTTATTTCCCCGAAATTCTAATGCCTTATCCAATTATGCCCGCACAGCGCTGGCTCTGGATGTTTTAGCGGCACGTATGCTGGTGTACGCATTAAAACCGTTGATGCCAGCTCTGAGTGCTGACATTGCAGCCTTATTGAGAATCAATGCAACAGAAGAAACGTGGCAACAGGCAACGACATTTTTGGCGTCACAACACATGATCCAGCCACATAAGATTATGTTACCCGAGTTGTCTGCAACGGGGTTGGGGCAACTTATGCCACAGTAAATTGTGTCAGTAAGACAGAGAACAACATCATGAGTACAGCAGGTTTGATTGGCATGGTTGGCCCATTGAGTGGACCTCGTTCAGCCTACGGTGAATTGTTACGGCAAAGTGCCAGGGGGTCATCATTATCCATGCTCTGGCGGGATGATGCTGCAAATCCTGAACAAGCTTGTATTGTTGCGCAGGCATTCATTGATAGCGGGGTACAGGCAGTCATCGGTCATTTCAACAGCGAATGTGCCCGAGTTGCGGGCAGGCTTTATCAGTCTGCCGGTATTCCTTTGTTATTGCCTGCCGCCACTGCGTCCGATCTATGTTCAACAGTCAGTGCCTATCGATTATGTGCTTCAGAACGGCAACAAATTACTGCCATTGTGAAATACCTGCAACAGCATCAATGGGTATTGAATGAATTGTGGTCTGATGGCACGGTCTACGGTAACAGGTTGGTAGCTGCGTTGGCTGCGAGCGTTTCCCGACACTCGCCAGACAAAATATCCGCAGTGGGTCTGATGGGAGCCCATCACGCGATAGCAAAAGAAATTCAACGTCGTAACCAATCAGGTACGTGTTATTTAGTACCTGATGATTGCGTCATTGAGGAATTTGACCAGTTGCTGCAAGGAAGTGGCGTAACAACACTGTGCCCGCATGCCACACCGGATTTTGGTTCTTGTGTCCGTTTGGCACTGCAATTAATCAGTGAAGCGATAGATAAAGGGAAAAATATCGGCGAATTTCTGCACCAACATCACGATTTCGAACAAAGGCAGTACCGACACGCGGGATTTAGCTTGATCTCCCGTCATTATGGCTAAGGCAGTAACATATTTGGGAAAATATTATGTCACAACTTTTAAATCATCCTATTTCAACCCATCCCTATTCACTGAATTATTTACCCAATATTGGTGGCGACAATATCGTACATGCCGACATTGATACTATGCTGGGCGTATTACGTCAGATGTTGACGACTGAGCGCCCCGCTGTGGCAGCACCAGACAATATACAGAAATTAACGCAGCAAATAGAGCATACGGTTGGTGAAACGATTACAGCTGACGGCATCGGCATCGACTCGGCTTTAAAGATTTTTGTCTCTTTGTTGGCCAAACAAGGCGTACCTTCGGATCACGCGAACTATCTTGCTTACATCGGTGCCTCTCCTACACCCAGCGCAGTTCTGATGGACAGTCTGCTATCCGCCACGGGAATGGTTGGTTCGGGGTGGATAGCTGGTGCAGGTTTAATCTGGGCAGAAAATCAGGTACTAAGATGGTTGGCTGATTTGGTTGGGTTGTCTGAGCAGGCAGGAGGGTGTTTCGTCACAGGTGGAACGGCAGGAAACCTGTCTGCTTTGGTGGCAGCTCGTCACCGATTCCGGCAACGTTTCCCGCAATATAAACAGAGCTTGCTCTTAGTTGCCGAATCGGCTCATTCGTCAATTGCCAACTGTGCCGCTTTGTTAGATCTGACGATGATCAATGTTGCCTGTAACGATGAAGGACGTGTGACAGCAGCAGCGTTGAGTGCACAATTGGCGTTATTAGCAGCGGAAGGGAAATTAGACAATATCGTTGCCATTGTGGCTACTGCCGGAGCGACTAATAGTGGTCAGATCGATGATCTGGAAGGCATTGGTGTCATTGCACAGCAACGGGGTATTTGGTTCCATGTGGATGCAGCCTATGGCGGTGCTTTCCTTTGCGTGCCGGAGATGCAATATCGTTTCAACGGTATTGCGCTGGCTGACTCAGTGATTATTGATCCCCATAAGGGCTTGTTTGCCCCTTACGATTGTTGCGCTCTGTTATATGCACATCCGATGGGTGTCATGCCCGCTTTTGTTCAAAATGCCAGCTATCTGGATCAGGTTAATACATCTCATGAATGGAATCCGATGCATTACGCTTTTCATCTGACGAGACGTGCCAGAGGTGTGCCTCTATGGTTTTCATTGGCAATATATGGCCGTGATGCCTATACCCGCAGTCTGGCTCGTATCCTTGAGATAACGGACACTTTACGGCAACGCATTGCTCAACATCCTGAATTGCTCTTAATAGACGCTTCATCTCTGAGCATTATTTTATTTAAACGACGTAGTTGGCAACCGCAACACTATTCTTCATGGTCAGAATATTGTCTGGAAAAAGGTATCGCGTTTATTGTGCCTTCTCAATGGCAGGGGGAATCCGTTATTCGGCTATGTATCATGAGTACTCGGTTGGAAAACGCCCAGATAGATATCTTATTGGAAAGTTTGGCGACTTATCCGGGTTGAAGATTTTTCTCACTCAATTCGTCACTAAAATAAAATTTGTTAAATTCAGGGTATTACATTTGTAATCTTGAGGTTTGATGGAATGGAAAAAGTGTACCGCTGGGAAAAAGAAGAATTTGTCATTACGACAGACAAAAACATGCTGGATATTTCCACTATTCATCAATTTTTGACTCAATCTCATTGGGCTAAGGGTATCAATCAAGAAGTCATTTGTCGTTCAATTGAACACAGCCTGACATTTGGCTTATTTCATCATACTCGCCAAGTGGGTTTTGCCCGTTTTATTACTGATTTCACGACGTTTGGCTATTTTTGTGATATTTTTATTCTTGATAGTTATCAGGGTCTAGGACTTGGTCGCTGGTTAATGACATGTTGTATGCAGCACCCTCTGATGTCCCAATTACGCCGTATTATGTTGGTGACAACTTATGCTTCGTGGTTGTATGAGAAGGTAGGTTATTTGCCTATTAATAAAGAAAACTTTGTTTGGGAGATCGTAAATCCTAATATTTATCAATAAATAAATTCGGTCTTAATCAATCTTCATATTGGAGTAAAAGAGTGAATATTTACTTTTCCATTATATACAGGATGTTAAGCAATAACCATTTATTTTAGCAATTTCGGCGTAAACCCTCGCCCGATGAGGGCGGGGATATAAGCAAATGAACATGATCTTGTTCGCCGTCCATTTCAATAAGCTGACACTCCAATTTTACGCAAGCAGATTCAAACGCCTCTTTCAACTGCTCAATCATTACACCCGTAAAAATCTTTCTTCGATATTTCGTTGTGAACACCAGATGTACAACTAGTTTGCTCACACTATGCCTTTTTCTGAGGTAGTCTTGAAACAGTTCTTTATTGTGCGCGTTCACTTTACAAACCCTGTTTAAGTCAATAATATAAAGCCATTATACAGGTGAGCACTGAAATGTTAAGAGCAACAAAAGTACGCATTTATCCAACACAAGAACAAGCAGACTTTTTAATGGCTCAGTTTGGTGCTGTGCGTTTTGCGTATAACAAAGCTTTACATTTAAAGTCCCATATGTACCGCAAGCAGGGTGTCACACTGAACCCTAAGAAAGACATAAAACCACTACTTGCGGCGGCCAAGAAATCACGGAAATATCAATGGTTGAAGCAATACGATTCAATTGCTTTACAACAGTCCGTAATCAATCTTCACCAAGCTTTTGATCACTTTTTTAACCCAAAGTTGAAAGCCAAGTACCCACAATTCAAACGTAGACACGGCAAGCAATCGAGTTACCACTGTGTGGGCGTAAAGGTGTTTGATAGTGCAATCAAACTCCCGAAGATACAGCCTGTTAAGGCAAATATTCACCGTGAGATCAGTGGCGTAGTAAAAAGCATCACAGTCAGTTTGAGTAAAACAGGTAAATTTTACGCATCAATTCTTGTTGATGATGGAGTAGAAGCGCCTGATTTACCTCACACTGTAAGCAAGGTAACAGGTCTCGATCTCGGTCTGTCCCACTTTGCCATTGAATCTAATGGCAGAAAGACAGCCAATCCAGGATTTGTAAAACGGGCTGAGAAAAACCTCAGACGTAAGCAGCGTCAGCTATCTAGAAAAGCAAAAGGCAGTGCTAATCGGGCGAAAGCCAGATTGCTGGTCGCCAAATGCCATGAAAAAGTAGCGAACGCTCGCGCTGATTTTCAGCACAAACTCTCTCGAACTCTCGTTGACGAAAACCAAGCGGTGATAGTCGAGACACTGAAATCAGCCAATATGATGAAAAACCGCAAACTGGCTAAACACATAGCAGATGCCTCATGGCATGGCTTTGTTGTAAAGCTGGAGTACAAAGCCAAAGAGCAAGGTAAGCACCTGGTAAAACTCGATCAGTGGTACGCCAGCTCTAAAACTTGTCATTGTTGCGGTCATAAAACGGAAGATATGCCTTTGTCGGTTCGTCAGTGGGATTGTCCATCTTGTGGCACTACGGATATAGACCGCGACTTAAACGCGGCTCTCAATATCCGTGATAAAGGTATTCTGGAATTAAAGGCGGCTGGACGGTCGTCTCTGCTTATGGAAGCTGCGTAAGTCTCGATACTATCGAGCAATGGCTAACGAAATAAGAAGCATCGCCCGATAGGGCGGTGAGAAGTCACCTGTAACTATAAACGATCCATCGCCTGCAAGGATCGCCCATCGGGTGGCGGAACAAATCTATGGTCTTCTATATGAACGCATCCCGTTTGCAAGACAAAAGTTATTGTGACATTGAAGGTAGATTGCAGCTCTATATTCGGCCTTGTTACAGCTAATACTGTGGGCCTCGATGTAATCCGCTGACCTGCACCTTATTCCCCGAACGAGCTTGACGCTCTGGTGACCATTCAGG
This genomic interval carries:
- a CDS encoding HAD family hydrolase, translating into MEKSPLTEPLLINLVMGKKLVFFDCDGVLIDSNNIKLAAVSDALYDLPQSILMRCLQNFKMNFGRSRIWHFEVFYRIANPSGVAEHHFIHDRIQRYETYLKEHYILSLAVNGAKPLLEKLTSAGITCLVISGGKETEIKAILNRIGLSHYFKQIVGSPVVKEQAISTFLTQYQCTPEQTVFFGDAQADAQAAMACQVPFLFVRQHALVESSVIHAHWPTYLWGGEITDLTPKQTVTLFPCIHSNFD
- a CDS encoding SDR family oxidoreductase, with translation MSSNETNGAETDGTEINGIKKLLKIAITGVSRGLGQMLSYALVAKGHQVFGCTPSADMASETPDGFVLIEASVTEPNEMKKFATQANAGQAVDIIIANAGVIHERLPAWEIPIKEWARVMDVNLLGVVNTAQAFLPAMLERNEGVFIAISSGWGRSPSWGLGPYCASKFAVEGMVGSLNDDLPVGVRAIALDPGNGINTQMLSVCLPDEHQNYISPKEWAEYASDYIINKIYQGDVAGSATVSHPGL
- a CDS encoding SDR family oxidoreductase, whose protein sequence is MSMFNDLKGKRVVVTGGGRDFGQAISVWLAREGAHVDLCARQLASAEATCDIIRSEGGIARSYQCDISDAQSVKVFAEQLQQDNQPVDILILSAAQWLEGYLSDEDSDADIISTMNSGATGSMLLTKALLPSLRESQSADIIAMVSVCGISHFTQSVAHPVFFAVKHAMSGFCQTISHQLSKDNIRVTGIYPPDFEVNGFDEVLDDHKTMGQQLLNGRSIWETIRFVLFQPRSCHISEIYFQGPTREDLE
- a CDS encoding lysine N(6)-hydroxylase/L-ornithine N(5)-oxygenase family protein, with product MNFNNNLIDSPDENKVYDVIGIGFGPSNIALAIALREIAPHMNVAFIESKNHFSWHSGMLFENTTMQVSFLKDLVSFRNPRSHFTFINYLYEKKRLAAFSNKKGFFPSRIEFNDYFKWCAEKFSEQVYYGNKVIRITRRNQIEEGHPLLEVQLQVGTEEKTILTKALIHSAGLQPVMPEGVIPSEQATHVHQLIEQIKKSPPTENSHYVVVGGGQSAAEAVEFLLDQHPSIKVTAIVSRFGYTPADDSPFVNEIFDPNVVDDFYSAPYQVRQNILNLHASTNYAAVDLDLVESLYRGWYEEQVTGKHRLSIERLSRFQSVQKQGERLQVTFSHQLNGQLHHFQCDHLVFATGFTPRNINHLLDENLKSCLRYEEGLPMLSRHYQLLCHEEPAPLLYSVGISENTHGLTATLISNMAIRAGEIVEDLLAEFSGRHYDQAV
- a CDS encoding NAD(P)/FAD-dependent oxidoreductase → MTRQFEFDCIIVGAGIIGATCFHQFTAAGKRCLLLEQRQLNAGITGASGCIVRVSHRTNEAIDAAALGFHFYQKLSHDSAGYVSFSRKGYLHFADEETLLRIHERLLHNGIRVEILTQASLRHQYPHFPVIATSAIYEPDSGYMDAKPTLEFLVQSAVVRGGKYLDAVELQQLLWDQETHHVNGVMTSMGEFYAPNIVLAMGNATTAFLQQHFSDDCGMWNQLIQVTRFTHDVPLSGSPCFIDDLNELNGRWCPVTGGFFAGYPTGLCVPSNDSYRAVDKSHALFTQQRAQQRFPWLKGASINGALCHSDCYSQQSIGVIGEQASLPKGIFVASGFSGGGFKMAPYVAVTLLQSITGLQEITTQPSSSARAVITQELSS
- a CDS encoding class I tRNA ligase family protein, whose amino-acid sequence is MKKINIFSPSVLSYNVASRPVELVGTNASLMGCSLAPRQESSAHNHFENEIFIFTAGKGVVKTGHESVNVQAGDAVLCQRFENHIIVNTSEEDSLQFHSIYWDVGDINAFVTDTSAPSGQRNTLIFSTPPTPNGDLHLGHLSGPYLAGDVLKRVLLQSGTSVHHGTGRDDNQTYVVTSAAKEQRQPTESADFYASAINETWQGFGIDFDLFITPDNQGEYADFVHHYIELLYKKDFIYEKETTAYVDHHGNTLHEAYIHGLCPYCEESSDGNACEACGRPNECTDLKQPQVKADGNQPLSRKEFRLYFRLSAFAHQLAQYVQTANMPAHVHQLCHDMLSQQLPDICISHASHWGIKHRLPNYEQQVVYVWFEMAMGYLWAASEYPTSRGNNRMEKAADVYSGDTNIVHCYGFDNAYYHTLLFPAIYFALGLTPPQTHIVNELLDLEGSKFSTSRRHLIWGKDFLKLAGADYARMALILMRPEGIRENFSVERVAATMNALFPQRLSHWLSSLQECVMRYGGKIPESGAWLADQKNHYYELLHVMTSYQHFSQTENFSPRRMAEHVTKLIDMAYRFNASQRHLFPRNSNALSNYARTALALDVLAARMLVYALKPLMPALSADIAALLRINATEETWQQATTFLASQHMIQPHKIMLPELSATGLGQLMPQ
- a CDS encoding ABC transporter substrate-binding protein, which gives rise to MSTAGLIGMVGPLSGPRSAYGELLRQSARGSSLSMLWRDDAANPEQACIVAQAFIDSGVQAVIGHFNSECARVAGRLYQSAGIPLLLPAATASDLCSTVSAYRLCASERQQITAIVKYLQQHQWVLNELWSDGTVYGNRLVAALAASVSRHSPDKISAVGLMGAHHAIAKEIQRRNQSGTCYLVPDDCVIEEFDQLLQGSGVTTLCPHATPDFGSCVRLALQLISEAIDKGKNIGEFLHQHHDFEQRQYRHAGFSLISRHYG